The following coding sequences lie in one Cannabis sativa cultivar Pink pepper isolate KNU-18-1 chromosome 5, ASM2916894v1, whole genome shotgun sequence genomic window:
- the LOC115715761 gene encoding uncharacterized protein LOC115715761 codes for MKKKGRGRGPTPTPTATRPRTRTRKHSPMEFLETPLTTASTPNQSPHSPVFRTTTKKRQKSMAAASPISPPFTSPFHPPKTLSSIFDLKDMVASRLDDFKKCIERSHSDIFNDLDAFYYRLHKRFKIQNQECQQVSDEAEKEYKKMSERIDESQEAMMTSYSEFTSDAQASTSYASKSITKLSQSVEKAIDALRSRYVISAA; via the exons atgaagaagaaaggcCGTGGCCGTGGTCCTACTCCTACTCCTACTGCCACGCGACCCCGAACTCGCACTCGCAAACATTCCCCCATGGAGTTTCTCGAAACGCCATTGACGACGGCTTCCACTCCCAACCAATCTCCCCACTCACCCGTTTTCAGGACCACCACTAAGAAGCGCCAGAAATCCATGGCCGCTGCTTCTCCTATATCCCCTCCCTTTACTTCGCCCTTTCATCCTCCCAAGACCTTGTCCTCCATCTTCGATCTCAAGGATATGGTGGCCTCGCGCCTCGACGATTTCAAAAAATGCATCGAACGATCGCACTCTGATATCTTCAACGACCTTGATGCTTTCTATTATCGCCTACATAAGCGCTTCaag ATTCAGAATCAAGAATGTCAGCAAGTCTCAGATGAAGCAGAGAAAGAATATAAGAAGATGTCTGAACGAATTGATGAAAGTCAGGAAGCAATGATG ACTTCATATTCTGAGTTCACGTCTGATGCACAGGCCAGCACATCTTACG CATCCAAATCCATCACCAAGCTATCTCAATCTGTTGAGAAGGCCATTGATGCTCTCCGAAGCCGTTATGTGATCTCAGCAGCTTAG
- the LOC115716258 gene encoding probable polyamine transporter At1g31830 isoform X2 gives MREISDAEYVSVGGEAHPPMSNNIKKVSVLPLVFLIFYEVSGGPFGVEDSVGAAGPLLALAGFLVFPLIWSVPEALITAEMGTMFPENGGYVVWVSSALGPFWGFQQGWMKWLSGVIDNALYPVLFLDYLKSAIPAIGGGFPRIIAVLILTVILTYMNFRGLTIVGWVAVLLGIFSILPFVVMGVIGIPKLEPSRWLEVDLHNVNWNLYLNTLFWNLNYWDSISTLAGEVHNPKKTLPKALFYALILVVVAYFFPLLIGTGAVPVDRHLWTDGYFSDIAKIIGGVWLRWWIQGAAAMSNMGMFVAEMSSDSFQLLGMAERGMLPEFFAHRSRYGTPLVGILFSASGVLLLSWMSFQEIVAAENFLYCFGMILEFIAFILIRIKHPAASRPFKIPVGTVGAILMCVPPTILICVVLVLSSVKVMLVSLGAIAIGFMIEPCLKHTEKKGWLKFSTSTDLPDLNVARQESDAIIDDQVLRP, from the coding sequence ATGAGAGAGATCAGTGATGCTGAATATGTATCAGTTGGAGGAGAAGCACATCCCCCTATGAGTAATAATATCAAGAAAGTCTCAGTTTTACCTCTGGTTTTCTTGATATTCTACGAGGTTTCTGGAGGGCCATTTGGAGTAGAGGACAGTGTTGGGGCTGCTGGGCCTCTTCTAGCTCTTGCTGGTTTCTTGGTCTTTCCATTGATATGGAGTGTCCCAGAGGCGTTGATCACTGCAGAGATGGGTACCATGTTCCCTGAGAATGGGGGTTATGTGGTCTGGGTGTCATCTGCACTGGGCCCCTTCTGGGGTTTCCAGCAAGGTTGGATGAAATGGTTGAGTGGTGTTATAGATAATGCTTTGTATCCAGTTCTGTTTCTGGACTATTTAAAGTCTGCAATTCCGGCAATAGGTGGTGGCTTTCCAAGAATCATAGCAGTGTTAATTTTGACAGTCATTCTTACCTATATGAACTTTAGGGGTTTAACCATTGTTGGATGGGTAGCTGTTCTCCTGGGTATCTTTTCAATCCTTCCTTTTGTGGTCATGGGAGTTATAGGGATCCCAAAGTTGGAGCCTTCAAGATGGTTGGAGGTAGATCTACACAATGTGAATTGGAACTTATATCTGAACACTCTGTTTTGGAACCTTAATTATTGGGATTCAATAAGTACACTTGCAGGCGAAGTACATAACCCAAAGAAAACTCTGCCGAAGGCTTTGTTTTATGCTTTGATCTTGGTAGTTGTTGCCTACTTCTTCCCCCTCTTGATCGGTACTGGGGCTGTTCCGGTTGATCGTCATTTATGGACTGATGGGTACTTCTCGGATATTGCTAAAATCATTGGGGGAGTTTGGCTTAGATGGTGGATCCAGGGGGCTGCAGCAATGTCAAATATGGGGATGTTTGTCGCTGAAATGAGCAGTGACTCGTTTCAACTTTTAGGAATGGCAGAAAGAGGGATGCTGCCTGAGTTCTTTGCCCATAGATCTCGTTATGGAACCCCACTGGTTGGCATATTGTTCTCAGCTTCTGGGGTGCTGTTGTTATCCTGGATGAGCTTTCAAGAGATTGTAGCTGCAGAAAACTTCTTGTACTGCTTTGGAATGATTTTGGAGTTCATAGCGTTTATTTTGATAAGAATTAAACACCCAGCTGCATCCCGTCCTTTCAAGATACCAGTGGGAACTGTTGGAGCCATTCTTATGTGTGTCCCTCCAACCATTTTAATATGTGTTGTGTTGGTTCTTTCTTCTGTCAAGGTGATGTTGGTGAGCCTAGGCGCTATAGCTATAGGCTTTATGATTGAGCCCTGTCTCAAACATACTGAGAAAAAGGGATGGCTTAAGTTCTCCACCAGCACTGATCTGCCAGATCTTAATGTTGCTCGTCAAGAAAGTGACGCCATAATAGATGACCAAGTTCTTAGACCATGA
- the LOC115716258 gene encoding probable polyamine transporter At1g31830 isoform X1 yields the protein MEGSAENRGPRVVTKGGEVGDRTVECAVLDVSKQTQVENCAATTKLPNHCNGLHQKLKSTENRQASVSMREISDAEYVSVGGEAHPPMSNNIKKVSVLPLVFLIFYEVSGGPFGVEDSVGAAGPLLALAGFLVFPLIWSVPEALITAEMGTMFPENGGYVVWVSSALGPFWGFQQGWMKWLSGVIDNALYPVLFLDYLKSAIPAIGGGFPRIIAVLILTVILTYMNFRGLTIVGWVAVLLGIFSILPFVVMGVIGIPKLEPSRWLEVDLHNVNWNLYLNTLFWNLNYWDSISTLAGEVHNPKKTLPKALFYALILVVVAYFFPLLIGTGAVPVDRHLWTDGYFSDIAKIIGGVWLRWWIQGAAAMSNMGMFVAEMSSDSFQLLGMAERGMLPEFFAHRSRYGTPLVGILFSASGVLLLSWMSFQEIVAAENFLYCFGMILEFIAFILIRIKHPAASRPFKIPVGTVGAILMCVPPTILICVVLVLSSVKVMLVSLGAIAIGFMIEPCLKHTEKKGWLKFSTSTDLPDLNVARQESDAIIDDQVLRP from the exons ATGGAAGGCTCAGCTGAAAATAGAGGTCCACGAGTAGTTACCAAAGGTGGAGAAGTAGGGGATCGGACGGTTGAGTGCGCTGTTCTAGATGTATCCAAGCAAACTCAAGTTGAGAATTGTGCCGCTACAACCAAACTTCCTAACCACTGTAATGGTCTTCACCAG AAATTGAAGAGCACAGAGAACAGGCAAGCTTCAGTTTCAATGAGAGAGATCAGTGATGCTGAATATGTATCAGTTGGAGGAGAAGCACATCCCCCTATGAGTAATAATATCAAGAAAGTCTCAGTTTTACCTCTGGTTTTCTTGATATTCTACGAGGTTTCTGGAGGGCCATTTGGAGTAGAGGACAGTGTTGGGGCTGCTGGGCCTCTTCTAGCTCTTGCTGGTTTCTTGGTCTTTCCATTGATATGGAGTGTCCCAGAGGCGTTGATCACTGCAGAGATGGGTACCATGTTCCCTGAGAATGGGGGTTATGTGGTCTGGGTGTCATCTGCACTGGGCCCCTTCTGGGGTTTCCAGCAAGGTTGGATGAAATGGTTGAGTGGTGTTATAGATAATGCTTTGTATCCAGTTCTGTTTCTGGACTATTTAAAGTCTGCAATTCCGGCAATAGGTGGTGGCTTTCCAAGAATCATAGCAGTGTTAATTTTGACAGTCATTCTTACCTATATGAACTTTAGGGGTTTAACCATTGTTGGATGGGTAGCTGTTCTCCTGGGTATCTTTTCAATCCTTCCTTTTGTGGTCATGGGAGTTATAGGGATCCCAAAGTTGGAGCCTTCAAGATGGTTGGAGGTAGATCTACACAATGTGAATTGGAACTTATATCTGAACACTCTGTTTTGGAACCTTAATTATTGGGATTCAATAAGTACACTTGCAGGCGAAGTACATAACCCAAAGAAAACTCTGCCGAAGGCTTTGTTTTATGCTTTGATCTTGGTAGTTGTTGCCTACTTCTTCCCCCTCTTGATCGGTACTGGGGCTGTTCCGGTTGATCGTCATTTATGGACTGATGGGTACTTCTCGGATATTGCTAAAATCATTGGGGGAGTTTGGCTTAGATGGTGGATCCAGGGGGCTGCAGCAATGTCAAATATGGGGATGTTTGTCGCTGAAATGAGCAGTGACTCGTTTCAACTTTTAGGAATGGCAGAAAGAGGGATGCTGCCTGAGTTCTTTGCCCATAGATCTCGTTATGGAACCCCACTGGTTGGCATATTGTTCTCAGCTTCTGGGGTGCTGTTGTTATCCTGGATGAGCTTTCAAGAGATTGTAGCTGCAGAAAACTTCTTGTACTGCTTTGGAATGATTTTGGAGTTCATAGCGTTTATTTTGATAAGAATTAAACACCCAGCTGCATCCCGTCCTTTCAAGATACCAGTGGGAACTGTTGGAGCCATTCTTATGTGTGTCCCTCCAACCATTTTAATATGTGTTGTGTTGGTTCTTTCTTCTGTCAAGGTGATGTTGGTGAGCCTAGGCGCTATAGCTATAGGCTTTATGATTGAGCCCTGTCTCAAACATACTGAGAAAAAGGGATGGCTTAAGTTCTCCACCAGCACTGATCTGCCAGATCTTAATGTTGCTCGTCAAGAAAGTGACGCCATAATAGATGACCAAGTTCTTAGACCATGA